The genomic segment TGTGTCGCGACGGCGGTAGGCGTCCAGCAGTAGCGAGAGAACAGCGGTCTTGACCTGTTCCATGCGGCGGCGAGCGGCCATCGAACCGGAGGCGTCGACGCACAGCAGCACGAGATTCGATTCGCGGCCCAGAGCGTCGGCACGGCGCAGGTCATCGGGGGTGACGATCAAGCCACGGCGACCGATGAGACCACCGCGCCGTCGCTGGTGCGGCGCGGCCGCAACGATGGTGCCCGCGAGGTGTAGCCGGTCGTGCGCGCGCCCGTCGCGCCGCGACCCGATCACCGTGCCCTGAGGGGTCCGTGCGCGTGAGCGGCGCCCGGACTGGCCTTCTCCGGTGCCACGCACGACGAGCATGGGCGCCCGGCCTGGTCGACCGACCGCCGAGACCGAGGTGCGGGTCGGCGCGGCGGGCTCGTGGGGCTGTGATCCCTCCTGCGTGGAGGTGCCGCCCGACTGTGACGAGGGTGGCGCGCCGTCACCGGCGCCCCCCTCGGGTGGTTCGTCGGCTCCGCCATCGGGACCCGGGCCGTCAGGCTCGGGGTCTTCGGGGCCGAGCAGGTCGTCGAGCCGGTCTTCGTCGAGCCCCGGTTCGTCGAAGGGGTTGCGGCGACGGCGGTGTGGCAGCGCGAGCCGGGCCGCGGCGCGGATGTCGTCGCGAGTGACGTGGGTTCGGCCCTGCCAGGCGGCGTGGGCGGCCGCCGTCCGGGCGGTCACGAGGTCGGCGCGTAGGCCGTCGACGTCGAACGCGGCACAGATTTCGGTGACGGTCGTGAGCGTGTCGTCGGTCAGCGCGATCGTGCCCGCGAGGCGGCGAGCAGCGGCGAGGCGCTCGCGGAGGCTGCGTTGCGCGGCCTCCCAGCGTGCGGCGAACCCGGCCGGATCGGCGTCGAAGGCCAGGCGACGTCGCACGACGTCCGCGCGCACGGCGGGATCTCGGGGTGCGGCGACCTCGACGGTCAGACCGAACCGGTCGAGCAGCTGGGGGCGGAGTTCCCCCTCTTCGGGGTTCATCGTGCCGATGAGCACGAACCGCGCGGCATGTTCCACCGAGACACCGTCTCGTTCGACGCTCACGCGGCCGGTGGCGGCCGCGTCCAGCAGCAGGTCGACGAGATGGTCGGGCAGCAGGTTGATCTCGTCGACGTACAGCAGGCCGCGGTGGGCACGGGCGAGAAGGCCGGGTTCGAACTCCACGACGCCTTCACGTAGGGCCTTGTCGAGGTGCAGCGTGCCGGTGACCCGGTCGTCACCGGCACCGGCTGGGAGCTCGACCAGTCGCACGGGGCGGGTGACGACGACGGCGGTGTCCGGTGCGAAGGGGCCGTCAGGGGAGACCGCATGCGGATCGCCCGGGTCGACGGAGAAACGGTCGCCCTCGTACACGGAAACCGGTGGGAGTACCTCGGCGAGGCCGCGCACCGTCGTCGTTTTCGCGGTGCCCTTCTCGCCACGCACGAGAACGCCGCCGATGAGCGGGTCGATCGCGGTGAGAGAGAGGGCGAGGGTCATGTCGTCGGAGCCGACGACAGCCGAAAAGGGGTACTGCACTGGCATGTAGGGCTCCCGCTCGATCTGCCATGTGTTCCCGGACACGGGCGTGTCCGGGCGGATCGAGGCCGGTCTTCGGACTTCCCAGATCAGCGCCTGGGTCACCGCAGCGGGCCCTGTGCCGGATTCTCACCGGCTTCCCAGATTCTCCCCGTGGCATGAGCCGTGGGGCACCTCGAACCGTGTGATCACCATAGCCGCACCGGATCGTGCTGTGGGAGCGTGATCCTGTGAATGAACGCACAGTCGGCGCGTCGTTCCGGGGAACAGCTCTGCCGCGCGACGCCGACCAGTCAGGCGGGGCGGCGGGTGCGACCATGACCCTCAGGTGTGGCGAAACATGACACGCCTGGTTGCCGGCGCCGCACTGTCAGCCCTCGACCCGCACGTCCATCACGCCGGGAACCGTGTGGACGAGGCTGATCACCACGTCGCGTTCCGGGCTGTCGACGAACTCGCCGCGCACGACGGCGACCCGGTCCTTGACCTCGGCCGTCCAGCGTCGGTCCGGTGCGCTGTAGGCGTCGAGGACGGCCTGCACATGGGAGGCGACGACGTCGTCGGGGCGCACGAGCGGCCGGAGCACGTCGCGACGGCTCACGATCCCGACGAGCACTCCGTTGTCGACGACCGGCAGGCTGCGCACGCGGTCGGTCAGCATCCTCTGTGCGATGTCGTTGACGTCGGTGTGCGGCGATACGACCTCCACGGGCCGGTTCATCACGTCACCGACCGTGCGTGACGGCGGCACCGACGGGGCATGCCGAACTTCCTCCGCTGCGCGGATCGCGTCGACTTCGGTGATCATTCCGATGACGCGGCGCTCCTCGTCGACCACGGGAAGACCGGCGAACCCGCCTTCGGTCAGTTTCACCACCGCGTCCATCAACGGCGAGTCGGCTGTCGTCGTCACGACGGGCCTCGTCATGATGTCGGACGCTTCCATGCGGTCACCCCCTCACTCCTGCGACACCCATGGAGTTGCCCGTTGTGGCGGGGTCGGGTCAGGGGCTTAGGTCCCGATGCCGGGCGCACGCGCGTCGGTGTGATCTTTCTCGTGTCCCGCCCCGATGCTTGGACCTCCTACTCGCGACGGGTCCCGGGTTCCCCGGTCACCGAGCCGATCGGCACGCCCCTGAGGAGCCGGTGCGCGCGCGGTCGGCCAGGAACTCGTCGATCTCGGTGGCGCTCGGCGCAGTGGCCGGCCCGTGGCGCAGAACCGACAGCGCGGCCGCCGCGTTGGCCCGCGTCGCGGCCGTGGCGAGGTCGATGCCGTCGAGCAGTCCCGCGGCGAGCACTCCGCAGTGCGTGTCACCGGCGCCGTTGGTGTCGACCGGGGTGACGGGGAAACCGGGAACGCGCCGCACCTCGCCGTCGTGTGCGAGCACACAGCCGTCCGGCCCGTCGCGCACGATGACCGCCGCGTCGCGGGCGACCCGGTCGGCCAACGCGCGGGCCGCCGACCCGGGATCGGCGACGCCGGTCAGCACCTCGGCCTCCCTCGCGTTGCAGCTCAGCACGTCCACTCCGGACAGCACCCGGTCCAGCACGTCCGACGGGACGTCGCCCACCAGCGGCCCCGGGTCGAACAGCACCGAGGACACAGAGAGGCCGGGAAGCCACCCCAGCAGCGCCGTCCGGT from the Saccharomonospora azurea NA-128 genome contains:
- a CDS encoding magnesium chelatase subunit D family protein; the encoded protein is MPVQYPFSAVVGSDDMTLALSLTAIDPLIGGVLVRGEKGTAKTTTVRGLAEVLPPVSVYEGDRFSVDPGDPHAVSPDGPFAPDTAVVVTRPVRLVELPAGAGDDRVTGTLHLDKALREGVVEFEPGLLARAHRGLLYVDEINLLPDHLVDLLLDAAATGRVSVERDGVSVEHAARFVLIGTMNPEEGELRPQLLDRFGLTVEVAAPRDPAVRADVVRRRLAFDADPAGFAARWEAAQRSLRERLAAARRLAGTIALTDDTLTTVTEICAAFDVDGLRADLVTARTAAAHAAWQGRTHVTRDDIRAAARLALPHRRRRNPFDEPGLDEDRLDDLLGPEDPEPDGPGPDGGADEPPEGGAGDGAPPSSQSGGTSTQEGSQPHEPAAPTRTSVSAVGRPGRAPMLVVRGTGEGQSGRRSRARTPQGTVIGSRRDGRAHDRLHLAGTIVAAAPHQRRRGGLIGRRGLIVTPDDLRRADALGRESNLVLLCVDASGSMAARRRMEQVKTAVLSLLLDAYRRRDTVALVTFRRHGAEVTLPPTSSVDVASRRLADLPAGGRTPLAEGLKCSAELLRREALRDPTRRPLLVVVTDGRATSGRDPLRRAHIVARHLAMTGVHSAVVDCETGRFRMGLAAQLADHLRAEHIPLGEVTADGLTGVVRSVTAPRRGVA
- a CDS encoding CBS domain-containing protein — its product is MEASDIMTRPVVTTTADSPLMDAVVKLTEGGFAGLPVVDEERRVIGMITEVDAIRAAEEVRHAPSVPPSRTVGDVMNRPVEVVSPHTDVNDIAQRMLTDRVRSLPVVDNGVLVGIVSRRDVLRPLVRPDDVVASHVQAVLDAYSAPDRRWTAEVKDRVAVVRGEFVDSPERDVVISLVHTVPGVMDVRVEG
- a CDS encoding PfkB family carbohydrate kinase — its product is MTGRLVHTGQVVLDLVMRVAAVPEAGGDVLASNTVLLPGGGFNVMAAAARSGARVLYAGAHGDGRFGDQTRAALRDEGIAVAQPPIEGRDTGVCVVLVDDSGERTFVTGTGAEAGLPPESLATVEVGTEDVVYLSGYSLLHGSNRTALLGWLPGLSVSSVLFDPGPLVGDVPSDVLDRVLSGVDVLSCNAREAEVLTGVADPGSAARALADRVARDAAVIVRDGPDGCVLAHDGEVRRVPGFPVTPVDTNGAGDTHCGVLAAGLLDGIDLATAATRANAAAALSVLRHGPATAPSATEIDEFLADRARTGSSGACRSAR